The following proteins are encoded in a genomic region of Gimesia algae:
- a CDS encoding DUF1501 domain-containing protein, translating into MLSIPGSPRRQCDGSRRQFLKIGGLALGGLSLPQILQAEAQVATPARPLGHKAIIMIFLSGGPSHQDMYDLKMDAPSEIRGEFRPIDTNVPGIQICNHMPRLATMMDKFAIIRSLHGCPDQHASDLCMSGWPINGDGRQSGHPSLGAVLSKVQGPVDKAVPPFVGLSIPSRHEPYGNPGFPGFLGKPHAPMQPTGEGMDNMRLQGISLDRLRDRKALLSGFDAFRNSADNAYEGLDAYSQRAFDVLTSSKLVEAMDLEKEDPTLRDRYGRGDNSPAFGEDAGPHWLDQFLMARRLVEAGVRCVTLSFGSWDRHHSNFARLPLQLNKFDQGITALVEDLHHRGLQDDVSVIAWGEFGRTPRINDNAGRDHWPQASCALLAGGGMRMGQVIGSTNRLGEVPQDRPLHYQNVFATLYRQLGIDPMTTTVPDFAGRPQYMLDIREPIDELI; encoded by the coding sequence ATGCTCTCGATCCCCGGCTCACCACGACGGCAGTGTGACGGCTCGCGCAGGCAGTTCCTTAAGATCGGCGGACTCGCGCTGGGCGGACTTTCGCTTCCCCAGATCCTGCAGGCCGAAGCACAAGTCGCAACGCCCGCCAGACCACTGGGGCACAAAGCCATCATCATGATCTTCCTGTCCGGCGGCCCGTCGCATCAGGATATGTACGACCTGAAGATGGATGCCCCCTCGGAAATTCGTGGCGAATTCCGTCCCATCGACACCAACGTACCCGGCATCCAGATCTGCAATCACATGCCCCGCCTGGCGACCATGATGGACAAGTTCGCCATCATTCGCTCATTGCATGGCTGCCCCGATCAACATGCTTCCGATCTCTGCATGAGTGGCTGGCCCATCAATGGTGACGGGCGGCAGTCGGGTCATCCTTCCCTGGGCGCGGTTCTTTCTAAAGTGCAGGGACCCGTCGATAAAGCAGTTCCCCCGTTCGTCGGTCTCAGCATCCCCAGTCGCCACGAACCGTACGGCAATCCCGGCTTCCCCGGTTTTCTGGGAAAACCTCACGCCCCGATGCAACCGACGGGCGAAGGCATGGACAACATGCGCCTGCAGGGCATCTCGCTGGATCGACTCCGCGACCGCAAAGCTCTGCTCTCCGGCTTTGACGCGTTCCGTAACTCCGCCGACAATGCGTATGAAGGACTGGACGCCTACTCGCAGCGGGCCTTCGACGTTCTGACTTCCAGTAAACTGGTCGAAGCCATGGACCTGGAAAAAGAAGATCCCACACTCCGCGATCGCTATGGCAGAGGCGATAACTCGCCCGCCTTTGGTGAAGACGCCGGCCCGCACTGGCTGGATCAGTTCCTGATGGCCCGTCGTCTGGTCGAAGCAGGCGTCCGTTGTGTCACGCTCTCGTTCGGTAGCTGGGATCGGCATCATTCCAACTTCGCCCGCCTGCCACTTCAGCTGAATAAATTCGATCAGGGCATCACCGCGCTGGTCGAAGACCTGCACCACCGCGGACTGCAGGATGACGTCAGCGTGATCGCCTGGGGCGAATTCGGACGCACGCCCCGCATCAACGACAACGCAGGCCGCGATCACTGGCCGCAAGCCTCCTGTGCACTGCTCGCCGGAGGCGGCATGCGAATGGGGCAGGTGATCGGCTCCACCAATCGACTTGGCGAAGTCCCCCAGGATCGCCCTTTGCATTATCAGAATGTCTTCGCCACGCTCTACCGCCAGTTGGGCATCGACCCCATGACGACCACCGTCCCCGACTTCGCCGGCCGCCCGCAGTACATGCTCGACATCCGCGAACCGATCGACGAACTGATCTGA
- the mutL gene encoding DNA mismatch repair endonuclease MutL: MERKAVVESISRIHQLDTSVINKIAAGEVIERPASAVKELLDNSIDALATRIEVDIMNGGADLIRVVDNGEGIHPDDLLLAVASNATSKISTADDLFSVQTMGFRGEALASISEVSHFRIRTRTADQTQGLEFEVKTGTPGKPQPCGCPLGTAIEVRQLFANTPVRRKFLKTTKTEFGHISEQFTRAALAHPRLYMVLRHNNKVIFDLPPSDNLLDRLRLFYGSKLAEQLIWVDSEVDDIRIWGYVSHPSENKSTRKGQYLFLNGRWIQDRTLQHALTEAYRGLLMVGRQPISFLYLDMPASQVDVNVHPTKSEVRFRDGQHLYRQLLSTLRSQFLSMDLQSQMSLGKKADFDVTAPPPPLTPEQKQTQMELTSWAKEQLNQVHGNLSDIKISSAPRSISPSSDLAAPFTAADAIPLSHFQQNREQAPVESSAPADLVVPDIDRPADKFADVATSDLRPIQVLNCYIVVENKGALTIIDQHALHERIMYEYFRKRVLAQSVEAQKLLVPLTLEMSAKEAALLLDHAEMLNSFGLGIEEFGGNTLLITSYPVMLKKVNLEQLVRDIADNLDNAKQLSRRDLLDDLITMMSCKAAIKAGQRLTQEEIYSLLEQRHLIDDAHHCPHGRPSALVLSHAELDRQFGRMG; encoded by the coding sequence ATGGAACGGAAAGCCGTCGTGGAATCCATTTCCCGCATTCATCAACTCGATACCAGCGTCATCAACAAGATTGCTGCCGGCGAAGTGATCGAACGCCCCGCCAGCGCGGTCAAGGAACTCCTCGATAACAGCATCGACGCTCTCGCCACCCGGATCGAAGTCGACATCATGAACGGCGGTGCTGACCTGATCCGCGTCGTCGATAACGGCGAAGGCATTCATCCCGACGACCTGCTGCTCGCCGTTGCCAGCAATGCGACCAGCAAAATCTCTACCGCCGACGATCTGTTCAGCGTGCAGACCATGGGCTTCCGCGGAGAAGCCCTCGCCTCGATTTCCGAAGTCAGCCACTTCCGTATTCGCACGCGTACCGCCGACCAGACCCAGGGGCTCGAGTTCGAAGTCAAAACGGGAACCCCCGGCAAACCTCAGCCGTGTGGCTGTCCGCTGGGAACAGCGATTGAAGTCCGCCAGCTGTTCGCCAACACGCCCGTCCGCCGCAAGTTTCTGAAAACCACCAAAACCGAGTTCGGACACATCAGTGAGCAGTTCACCCGCGCCGCCCTCGCACATCCGCGGCTCTACATGGTCCTCAGACACAACAACAAAGTCATCTTCGATCTGCCCCCCTCCGATAATCTGCTCGATCGCCTTCGCCTGTTTTATGGCAGCAAACTCGCCGAGCAACTGATCTGGGTCGATTCGGAAGTCGACGACATCCGCATCTGGGGCTACGTCTCGCATCCCAGCGAAAACAAATCGACCCGCAAAGGACAGTACCTGTTCCTCAACGGTCGCTGGATTCAGGACCGCACACTGCAGCATGCGTTGACCGAAGCCTATCGCGGACTGCTCATGGTTGGACGCCAGCCGATCTCGTTCCTCTATCTCGACATGCCCGCCTCCCAGGTCGATGTCAACGTGCATCCCACCAAATCGGAAGTCCGCTTCCGCGATGGTCAGCACCTGTATCGCCAGTTGCTCTCCACACTCCGCAGCCAGTTTCTCAGCATGGATCTGCAGTCGCAGATGTCGCTCGGCAAAAAAGCCGACTTCGATGTCACAGCACCGCCGCCACCGCTCACCCCTGAGCAGAAACAGACGCAGATGGAACTGACCAGTTGGGCCAAAGAACAACTCAACCAGGTCCACGGTAACCTCTCGGATATCAAAATCAGCTCGGCTCCGCGGTCGATTTCCCCGTCCTCGGATCTCGCCGCCCCCTTTACCGCCGCGGATGCGATTCCGCTCTCGCACTTCCAGCAGAACCGGGAACAGGCGCCCGTGGAATCGTCCGCACCCGCTGACCTGGTCGTGCCCGACATCGATCGACCCGCCGACAAATTTGCGGACGTCGCGACCTCGGACCTGCGACCGATTCAGGTTTTGAACTGCTACATCGTCGTCGAGAACAAAGGCGCGCTGACCATCATCGATCAGCACGCCCTGCACGAACGCATCATGTACGAGTACTTCCGCAAACGGGTCCTCGCGCAATCGGTGGAAGCACAGAAACTGCTCGTCCCGCTGACCCTCGAAATGAGCGCCAAAGAGGCGGCGCTCCTGCTGGATCACGCCGAAATGCTCAACAGCTTTGGTCTCGGCATCGAAGAATTTGGTGGCAACACGCTGCTGATCACCAGTTATCCCGTCATGCTCAAGAAGGTCAATCTGGAACAGCTGGTCCGCGACATCGCCGACAACCTCGATAACGCCAAACAGCTCTCCCGCCGCGATCTGCTGGACGACCTGATCACAATGATGTCCTGCAAAGCCGCCATCAAGGCGGGCCAGCGACTGACGCAGGAAGAAATCTATAGCCTGCTGGAACAAAGGCATCTGATTGACGATGCCCACCACTGTCCGCATGGCCGTCCTTCTGCCCTGGTTCTCAGTCACGCCGAGCTCGATCGCCAGTTCGGCCGCATGGGTTGA